A window of the Gossypium hirsutum isolate 1008001.06 chromosome A05, Gossypium_hirsutum_v2.1, whole genome shotgun sequence genome harbors these coding sequences:
- the LOC107957018 gene encoding NAD kinase 2, chloroplastic isoform X2 produces the protein MGNSALFGASYIQWIGPVPGDILEVEAYCRIFRATERLHTTLMETPCNPLTGECSVSYDFTPEEKPVTEDKIVFVLGCMLSLSNKGREYVLSGRVSVMNTFHMPDICVMEDKLPPLALFRNEMKSCCESLHVALENYLTPDDYRSLHVWRKLQRLKNACYDLGCPRKDNHPCHTLFAN, from the coding sequence TGGATTGGTCCAGTTCCTGGGGATATTCTAGAAGTTGAGGCTTATTGTAGAATATTTAGAGCAACTGAAAGGCTCCATACCACTTTGATGGAGACTCCATGCAATCCACTAACAGGAGAATGTAGTGTTTCATATGATTTCACGCCAGAGGAAAAACCAGTGACAGAGGATAAGATTGTGTTTGTACTTGGTTGTATGCTATCTCTTTCAAACAAAGGAAGAGAATATGTTCTTTCTGGAAGAGTTTCAGTTATGAATACTTTTCACATGCCAGATATATGTGTTATGGAGGATAAACTTCCACCACTTGCTCTTTTCAGGAATGAGATGAAGAGCTGTTGTGAGAGCTTACATGTCGCTCTTGAGAACTATTTGACACCCGATGATTATCGAAGTCTGCATGTTTGGAGGAAGTTGCAAAGGTTGAAGAATGCTTGTTACGATTTGGGTTGTCCACGCAAGGATAACCATCCATGCCATACATTGTTCGCCAACTGA
- the LOC107957018 gene encoding NAD kinase 2, chloroplastic isoform X1, whose protein sequence is MGNSALFGASYIQTAQSHDVSQLQWIGPVPGDILEVEAYCRIFRATERLHTTLMETPCNPLTGECSVSYDFTPEEKPVTEDKIVFVLGCMLSLSNKGREYVLSGRVSVMNTFHMPDICVMEDKLPPLALFRNEMKSCCESLHVALENYLTPDDYRSLHVWRKLQRLKNACYDLGCPRKDNHPCHTLFAN, encoded by the coding sequence ACTGCCCAGTCTCATGATGTATCACAATTACAGTGGATTGGTCCAGTTCCTGGGGATATTCTAGAAGTTGAGGCTTATTGTAGAATATTTAGAGCAACTGAAAGGCTCCATACCACTTTGATGGAGACTCCATGCAATCCACTAACAGGAGAATGTAGTGTTTCATATGATTTCACGCCAGAGGAAAAACCAGTGACAGAGGATAAGATTGTGTTTGTACTTGGTTGTATGCTATCTCTTTCAAACAAAGGAAGAGAATATGTTCTTTCTGGAAGAGTTTCAGTTATGAATACTTTTCACATGCCAGATATATGTGTTATGGAGGATAAACTTCCACCACTTGCTCTTTTCAGGAATGAGATGAAGAGCTGTTGTGAGAGCTTACATGTCGCTCTTGAGAACTATTTGACACCCGATGATTATCGAAGTCTGCATGTTTGGAGGAAGTTGCAAAGGTTGAAGAATGCTTGTTACGATTTGGGTTGTCCACGCAAGGATAACCATCCATGCCATACATTGTTCGCCAACTGA